AGAAACCTTCAGTGATCTCGGCCATTGCCAAATACCACGTCACTGAGCGCGCGCGCATCATCGTCAACGACGGCATGGACATTGTCGCCGGCAAGGGCATCTGCATGGGGCCCAATAACTTCCTCGCCCGTGCCTATCAGCAAAGCCCCATCGCCATTACGGTGGAAGGCGCCAACATCATGACCCGCTGCCTGATCATCTTTGGTCAGGGCCTGATTCGTTGCCACCCCTATGTGTTGCGCGAAATGGAAGCGGCGCGCAACCCGGACCGGCGCAAGGCGCTGGAAGACTTCGACAGCGCGATGTTCGGCCATGTGAGTTTTGTACTGGCCAACACCGTGCGCGCAGCCGTGCATTCCCTGACTGGCGGGCGCCTGCTTGCCGCGCCAGCCAAGACCGACCCGGCGCTGGCGTCCTACTACCGTCAGGCCAATCGGCTGTCGGTGGTGCTGGCGTTGATCTCGGACATTTCCATGGGCGTGCTCGGGGGGGCCCTCAAGCGCAAGGAAAGTATCACCGGGCGTTTGGGGGATATTCTGTCGCAGCTGTACATCCTGTCGTGCGTGCTCAAGCGTTTCGAGGACGACGGCCGGCCCCAGGCAGATCTGCCGCTGGTGCATTGGGCGGCGCAGGACGCGTTGCTGCGCGCCCATGAAGCCTTGGCCGAAGTGCTCGACAACTACCCGTCGAAACCAGCGGCGACGGTGGTGCGCGCGTTGAGTGTTCCGTTTGGCATTCCCCTGCACAAACCGTCGGATCGTCTGTTGGCGCAAGTGGCCGATGTGGTGCAAACCCCTGGGGAAACCCGCGACCGCTTGCTGGCTAATTCCTACATACCGCGCCCGGAAATCGACAAGCTGGCCTACGGCGAATTGGGCTTTCGTTTACTGCCACAGGTGGAGTCGATCGAGGCTCGGCTTAAACCCGCCATCAAGCAAGGTTTGCTTGGCCCGCTGCCGATTTCGGCCACGGCCTTTACCGAATGGCGCGTCAAGGCGCGGGCGCTGGACTTGATCAGCGACGACGAGGACGCCTTGCTGGGCCGCTATGTGGAATACGCCGACCACGGTATCCAGGTGGATGACTTCCCCCAGGACTTTGGTTTGCTGGAGGCGTTGCAGCAGCGCAAGCAGGCGCTCGAACCGACCGCCAAACGGCGCAGCAGCCAAAGCGAAAACGCCCCGGTGAATTGACAGTGTGGGAGGGGGCTTGCCCCCTCCCACATTTGATTGGGTTTACAAGGCAAATGTGTGGTGTGAGTGAGTGCTTACCATGAGTGACAACTACCTTTCATTCGTCAACTCCCCCTGGGGCCGTCGCCTGGCCCAGGCTATTGGCTTGCCGCAACCCTTGCCGCTGCAGCGTTATCGCAGCGGCCAGGCCGGGCTGGCCAACCCGGTGATCATCGCCGGGGCAGGGCGCCTGGCGGCGTCGGTGCTGCGTAACTTCAGCGCCACCGACACCGTCGCCGCCACGGCGGCAACCCTCAAGGCGCCGTCGACGGTCAAGGTGCAAGGCGCAGTGTTTGATGCCAGTGGCGTGGTCGATCTGCAACAGTTGGACGAGCTCTACCTGTTCTTCCACGCCAATGCCAAACGCCTCGGTCAACATGGCCGAGTGGTGGTGCTCGGCACCGCGCCGGAACACTGCCAGGGCTTGCCCCAAGCCATCGCCCAGCGCGCCCTCGAGGGTTTGGTGCGCTCGCTGGCCAAGGAGCTGCGTCGGGCGATCACCGTGCAATTGTTGTATGTGGCGCCGGGTGCCGAGGAGGCATTGGACAGTAGTTTGCGCTTCTTCCTCTCACGCCGCTCTGCCTATGTATCGGGGCAGGTGGTGCGCCTGGAAAAACCTGTGGATGGCAACACCACCGTCAATTGGGACAAACCCTTCGCCGGTCGCCGTGCCTTGGTCACCGGTGCTTCCCGAGGCATCGGCCTGGCCATCGCCCAGGTGCTGGCGCGTGACGGCGCCCATGTGGTGTGCGTGGACGTGCCCCAGGCCCAGCAAGCCTTGCAACAGGCCGCCGCCAGCGTCGGCGGGTCGTCGTTGCCCCTGGACATCACCGCCGCCGATACTGCCGCGCTGTTGCAAGCCCATGCCAACCAGTACGGTGGCTTTGATGTGGTGGTGCACAACGCCGGGATCACGCGTGACAAGACCATCGCCAAGATGACTGAAGCCGCCTGGCGCAGCGTGATGGCGGTCAACCTCCAGGCGCCGTTGCAGCTCAGTGAAGCCTTGCTCGACAACCAGGGCATCAACGCCGGTGGGCGCATCATCTGCGTGTCGTCGATCTCAGGGATTGCCGGCAACCTGGGGCAAAGCAACTACGCCACCTCCAAGGCGGGCGTGATTGGCCTGGTGCAAGGTCTGGCACCGCATGCGGCGGCCCGGCAGGTCACAGTGAATGCGGTGGCGCCCGGTTTTATCGAAACCCAGATGACCGCGAAGATCCCGTTGATGATCCGTGAGGCCGGGCGGCGCATGAATTCATTGTCTCAGGGCGGGCAGCCCATTGATGTGGCCGAGACCATCGCCTGGCTCGCTCATCCTGCGTCGGGCGGAGTGAATGGCCAGGTCGTGCGAGTGTGTGGCCAAAGCCTGTTGGGAGCCTGAAGCGATGGACTATGTGACACAGATTATCGACCCGCCGCCGTCGCGCACGCAGCTGCTGCTCGACGGTATGCGCGCTATGCGCAAGCCCAAGCTCGACGGTGCGCCGCTGTTACCCACGGCGTGCCTGGTGCGCTCCGCGGTGGCGCTTTCCCCCGCGGGTATCGCCGCTTACGCACGGGCCTGTGGCTTTCGGCGTGAACAGGGCGTGCCAATGTCCTACCCTCATGTGTTGGCGTTCCCACTGCATTTGATGCTGCTGACCCGGCCAAGCTTCCCGTACCCGGCCAGCGGCATGGTGCACCTGGCCAATCGCATTCGCCAGCACCAACGCCTGCACGAGGGCCAGGCGTTGCGCGTGGAGGTGTACTGCGAGCGCTGGGTCGCGCATCCCAAGGGGCAGGCGCTGAGTATCGCCACCCGGGCCTACGGTGCTGACGTCCTGGTGTGGGAAAGCGACAGCCTGTACCTGCGTCGTGACGTCGACGACCCCGTGGGCGAACCCTGGAGTGACCCTTTGCCGCTGCAGGAAGACGGTTTGTTGCGTACCCAACGCTGGGTGTTGCCGGCTGACCTGGGGCGACGCTTTGCCAAGGTCTCGGGGGATTTCAATCCGATTCACACCTCGGTCATTGGCGCCAGGCTCTTTGGTTTTCGCCGTGCCATCGCCCATGGCATGTGGACGCTGGGCCGTGCATTGGCGGCGCAACAACCGCCCGGTGGCCTGGAGCAGGCGCAAGCGCATTGCGATTTCAAGTTGCCGATTTTCCTGCCTGGCCAGGTCGCCCTGTGGAGCCACCCGGTGACCGGCCCACGACGTGAGTTCGAAGTGCGCAATTTCGCCGGGGACAAACCCCATATGCGCGGGCTGTTTATTTGGAAAGAGAACCAGTGATGAGTGACTACAGCTTCAACCCGGCGCCAACTCGCCGCGTGGCGATTATCGGCGGCAATCGCATTCCGTTTGCTCGCTCCAACACGGTGTATGCCCATGACAGCAACCAGGATCTGCTGGTCGCCGCTCTCCAGGGCCTGGTCGACCGTTACAAGCTGCATGGCCAACGCGTGGGCGAATTTGCCGCTGGGGCAGTGATCAAGCATTCGCGGGATTTCAACCTGGCCCGTGAAGCGCTGTTGTCCACCACACTGTCGCCGCAAACCCCGGCCTATGATGTGCAGCAAGCCTGCGGCACCGGGCTTGAAGCTGCGCTGCTGGTGGCGAATAAAATCGCTCTGGGCCAGATCGAAGTCGGCATTGCCGGTGGCGCCGACACAACCTCCGACGCGCCTATCGGCATCAACGAATCCTTGCGCCATACCTTGCTTGCGGCCAATCGCGCCAAGGGCATGGGCGAGAAGCTCAAGCAACTCCTCAACGTACGCCCGTCGATGTTGTTCAAGCCGCTGCTGCCGCGCAATGGCGAGCCGCGTACGGGGCTGTCCATGGGCGAGCACTGCGAAGAAATGGCCAAGCGCTGGCAGATCAAGCGCCTGGCCCAGGACGAGTTGACCCTTACCAGCCACCAACGATTGGACGCGGCCTATAACCGCGGTTTTTTCGACGACCTGATCAGCCCCCATCGCGGCCTGGCCCGCGACAATAACCTGCGTGCCGATATCAGCCTGGAGAAACTGGCGGGCCTGTCGCCGGTATTCGATCGCCAGAACGGCACGCTCACTGCCGGCAACTGCACGTCCTTGACCGATGGCGCCTCGGTGGTGCTGCTTGCCAGCGAAGAATGGGCTACCGCCAATGGCTGGCCGGTGCTGGCTTACCTGCGCACGGGTGAGACGGCGGCGGTAAATTTTGTCGACGGCACCGAGGGCCTGCTGATGGCACCGGCCTACGCCGTGCCGCGCATGTTGCAACGGGAAGGCTTGAGTTTTGCCGACTTTGATTTATTCGAGATACACGAAGCGTTTGCCGCCCAGGTGCTGTGTACGCTCAAAGCGTGGGAAGACCCTGAATATTGCCGCGAGCGGCTCGGCCTTGATGCACCCCTGGGCACCATCGAGCGCAGCAAGATGAACGTCAACGGTGGCTCACTGGGCTGCGGCCATCCTTTCGCGGCCACTGGCGGTCGGCAATTGGCGGCGCTGGCCAAGGCGATCCATGAACGTGGTGGCGGTCGCGGCCTGATCTCGATCTGTGCGGCGGGTGGGCTGGGCATTACCGCCATCGTCGAAAAGTAACGCTTTTAAAAACAACAATAAGGACACTGCCATGAACGCTATCAGCCTGGAACACACCGAACGTATCTGGTTGAACACTTACCTGCCCGGCGTTCCAGCCGATATCGAGGCCGGGATCGAGGCGTATCCGTCGCTGCGTGAAGTGTTCCTGGAGCATCTGGAAAAGTTCAGCGAGCGGGTGGCCTACGTCAGCATCGGCACCGAAATGACCTACGCCGACTGGCGGGTTCAGGGCATCGCCTTTGCCGCCTGGTTACAGGGCCAGGGCGTAAAGAAGGGCGACCGCGTGGCGCTGATGATGCCCAACTGCTTGCAATACCCGATCTGCCTGTTGGGCACGATCCTGGCCGGTGCCGTGGTGGTCAACGTCAACCCGTTGTACACCGCCCATGAACTCAAGCACCTGCTCAAGGACAGCGGCGCCGAAACCGTGGTGATCTTCGAGAACTTCGCCCACACCCTGGAAAAAGCCATGGCCGGCAGCAGCGTCAAGCGCGTGGTGCTAGCGGCTATCGGTGATTTGCTGGGGACCTTCAAGGGCGCTGCGATGAACTTTATCCTGCGCCGCATGCAGAAGCAGGTGCCAGCCTTCACGCTGCCCGGCGCGCTGCGCTTCAACCAGGTGCTCAAACAGGGCAGGGGGTTGCACCACTTGCCGGTTGCGTTGGATCGCGATGAACTGGCCTTCCTGCAGTATACCGGCGGCACTACCGGCGATGCCAAGGGCGTGATGCTCAGCCATCGCAATATCATTGCCAACCTGCTGCAAGCCAAGGCCTGGGTCGGCGACCAACTGGACCAGCACAAGCAGGAAACCAATGTGACTCTGCTGCCGCTTTACCACATCTTTTCGCTGACCGTGAATTGCCTGATGTTCATGTGCCTGGGCGGGCGCAATATCCTCATCGCCAACCCGCGGGACGTGAAGCGGGTGCAGATGATCCTGCGCAAAGAGCGCTTCAACGGGATTGCCGGGGTTAACACGCTGTTTAATGGCTTGCTGGAGAACAAGGAATTCTGCTCGCGGGATTTTTCCGACCTGCGCCTGGTGATCGCCGGCGGTATGGCCACCCACACCGCGGTGGCCAAGCGCTGGAAGGAGGTGACCGGGCTGCCGATCATCGAAGGCTACGGGCTGACCGAGTGTTCGCCGGTGGTGAGCATCAGCCCTATCGATATTTCGCGTATGCGCGAGATGGAATTCACCGGCAGCATCGGCGTGCCGTTGCCGTCGACCTGGGTGCGTTTCATGCGCGAAGACGGCGAGCTGGCTGACATCGGCGAGCAAGGCGAGCTGCAAGTACGTGGCCCGCAAGTGATGCAGGGCTACTGGAAGCGGCCCAAGGAAACCGCTGAGGTATTGGATGCCGACGGTTGGCTGTCCACGGGCGATATCGGGGTGATGGACGCGCGCGGATATATTCGCCTGGTGGACCGCAAGAAGGACATGATTCTGGTCTCGGGTTTCAATGTGTACCCCAATGAAATCGAGGATGTGGTGGCGATGCACCCGGGTGTCGCAGAAGTGGCGGCGATCGGTGTGGAAGATGCCGTGAGTGGGGAGAAGGTCAAGATCATCGTGGTGCGCAAGGATCCGGCCCTGACCCAGGAGCAGATTCTTGCGCATTGCCGGGAATACCTGACGGGGTACAAGGTGCCCCGGTATGTGGAATTTCGCAGTACCGAGCTGCCCAAGACGACTGTTGGCAAGGTACTGCGGCGCGCATTGCGCTGACTCGGTTCACCGGGGCTCGCCAATCGTCAGAGGTAACCATCTTCCCGGAAATTGAGACCAATGACATCCTCGCTGTGGATCGGTCGGATGCTTTTGATCAAAAAGTCAGTCTTGCCATTTCCCGTCAAATCGACACCGAGTAAGTACCTATTGGTTTTTGGGTTGAATGTCAGGATGGTATCGCCCGGTTGTCCGCTGTACTGAGTGACGTAGTTGAACTTGACCTGCGTGTTTTCGCTCAGGCTGCTCAAGTCGATCTTGTCCTGGCCTGTGGTGAAGTCCATGAGCAAGTCGGCGTTGTTGCGCAGCGAGTCGCTGGCGGCATGATAAGTGAAAGTGTTGAAGCCACCGTTTCCGGTCAGAATGTCGGCTCCGCCACCTCCGGTCAGGACGTTGTCCGCACTGTTTCCGGTAATACGATCGTTGCCTGTGCCGCCTTTGGCGTTTTCGATAAGGGTTTGGGCGCTGATGTGCACGTTGTCAGTCAAACCACCCACGCTGGAACGCGAATCCGGAGCCAGGTTGATTCGCTGATTTTGCGCGAAGCCAGAGAAGTCCAGCGTGTCATTGCCTTGTTTGTCGTGCACGCTGAAACCGGGCTTGTCGGTGGAAGAGGTAAGGCTGGTTTCAGGCTTGCCGGTATTGGAATTGAAGCCATAAACAGTGTCGGCGACCTCGCACTCGGGATGTGAAGGCGTTACTGGGGGCTTGGGTACCGGCTTGGGGACTGGAGTCGTTGTAGGTTCTGTCTCAGGCTCTGGTTGAGGTGGCGTTACCGGGGGCGTGGGTACCGGTTTGGGGACTGGAGTCGTTGTAGGTTCTTTCTCAGGCTCTGGTTGAGGTGGCGCAACTGGCGTGGCACTGGTCAAAATATCCTCGGGTTTTATGGGCTTTTCACTCAGAATCACCAGCATGGAATAGGGGTCGCCAGTTACATTCATGGTCAGCCTGTAGCGCTTGATACTCTCATCGTAGTCCAGCGTCAGTTCACCTTTCTTCCCCGTGTGCCGGTCAACAAACGTGGGTTTCTGGATGCCCGCATCTTTCAACATAGTTGACAGATCAATCTTGTCGATGCCACTTGTGAAGTCTGTGAGTGTATCGGGATTTTCACCCGATGAGTCGCTGACACTGTTATATACAAACGTATCTGCGCCACCTCCACCGGTCAGCGTGTCGCCGCCAGCACCTCCCCTCATGCGATTGTTGACATTATTGCCGATCAGCACATCGTGCCCGGAGCCGCCAATGGCGTTTTCAATAACAACGCCCTTGGCAATTGATACATTACCCTCACGGCCGCCGACATCCGAGAGTGTTCCCGCGTTCAAGTTTATCCTTTGATTTTTTTTGAAACCGGAAAAATCCAGAGTGTCCTCGCCGCCGTTATCCCAGACACAAAAGAACGGCAAGTCGTTGGGGGAAGTCAACGTATAGTGGTCGCGCTCTGTGTTGGAGTTGAAACCGTAGGTCGTATTGCCTTTACGGGTTTCGTCGTTGGCCTTGTATCGCAGATGAGCGCCGGCAATATCGTGCATCATCGGGGTTTGGGAAGAGTCCGCGACGAAGGAGTTTTTACTGTTTTCATAGGGGCGAAACATGGTGAAACCATAACTCATAGTGCTATAGACGTCGCTGCTTTGAGGGAGGTCAAGGTCCGGATGCTCAAGTCCCAAGGTGTGTCCGATTTCGTGGACCATTGCCGCATGTAGCCCAGCCCCTTCATTTTTTCCGATGTCTATCCTCTGAGCGCCGTAAGCATTTGGCAACGTAGCGCTACCGCCCCCGCCTGAGACTTCCCGAACTGACAGGTGAGTGTCAGCATTTTTGCCATTTTCGACAAACTTGACTTTTATAACATCTTCCCAAGACTGAAGTGCCTGCCTGAATGCTCTTTTCTTGGCCTCGCTGAATTCGCTAAGTGTATAGGAGATCGTTATTTGTCCGTCACCATTGCGATCTTTTATTTTATAGTTGCTTCGAGTGAGGCTTTTGGCAACTTCATTGGAAGGGTCGGAGGAGGGTGAGTTACTGGCGGGTAACTTGGAAGTTCCGGTTGTCACAGGAAGCGGTTTTGCGGGCGGGCAATAAACGCGAATGGACGACATGATAGAGGCTCTTGAGTAAGTGGATATTAGTTGCTGGCCATGCTTGCAATTGATATTTAAGGCAGGGGTAAGTTAGACGCTTTTTGGAGGCTGCTCTAGGGGTACAGTATTTCGATATATGATTGTGTTGTTAGGTAACTGCGGCCGTGTTACTGGTGTGCTAAGTGTTGTCGGAATAATTACTTTGTGGGGGAGGCGGCAAGATATTTAAGCGAAGGGTGACGGTTAACTTGTCAGGCAGAATAGGCGTTGAATGAGGCGTGCGTTCATGTTTTCGTTATTTAGCAAGCAAGCAATGAGTGCGCGTAAAGAACATGCAACACTGAGTGACGTCGCCCGTAGACAGGGCGACGTGATTGATTATTTGCACCGTGATTGATTAAAGCGCGCTGACCTTGACCCAACGTTCTTCGAGGGCTGCTACGCGAATCGCTGTTGCCAACCGCTCCACCTCCCATGCAGCCTCGAAGTCCGTGCCATCCGCACCTTGCCCCGCCAGCGCCATGATCAACTCCTGCACCTCCAGCGTCTTCAACTCGTTGTAGCCCAACTGATGCCCCGCCGCCGGGCTGAACGCCGCATAGCCGGGCAGCGCAGGGCCGGCCAGCACGCGTTGGAAGCCGTCCTGGCCGACGCGGTGCAGGCGCAGTTCATTCAAGCGCTCCTGATCGAATGCCAAGGTACCTTTGGTGCCGCTTATCTCAAAGCACAGGTGGTTTTTGTAGCCGTGTTTGAGCCAGCTGCTGCTCACCGTGCCGCGTGCACCGTTGGCGAAGCGCAGCAGGGCGTGCACCTGGTCATCCACGGCGATGGATTTCAAATCAGTGCTGCCTTGGGTAGCGGGGCGCTGAGCATGCACGGTCTGGGTATCGGCACACACACTGACCACATCGCCCACCAGGTAACGGGCCATCGACAGCAAATGGCTGCCCAGGTCAGCCAGAGCACCACCGGCGTGGCCCACTTCGCAGCGCCACGACCACGGCGAGACTGGGTCGGCCATGAAGTCTTCGCTGAACTCACCCTGGAAGCTGATGATCTGGCCCAGCTCACCCCGGGCTAGCATCTGGCGCGCCAACACGATCATCGGGTTGTGCTGGTAGTTGTAGCCCACTCGCGTCACCACCCCGGCGCTGCTGGCTGCACGGCGCATGGCATCGGCTTGCTCCAGGCTGATGGCCAGGGGTTTCTCGCAATACACCGCTTTGCCCGCCGCAATCGCGGCCATGGCCATGGGGTAGTGCAGGTGGTTGGGGGTGGTGATGGCCACGACATCGACCTTGGGGTCCTCGATCAGCGCCTGCCAATCGCCATGGGCCTGGGCAAAACCCCAGGCCGTTGCGCAGCGTCGGGCGCGCTCGGTGTCGGCATCGGCCAGGGCAGCAAGCTTCAGCTGTACCGGCAACTCGAACACTGTGCGCGCATTATTGAACGCCAACGCGTGGGCACGGCCCATGAAGCCTGTGCCGATCAAGCCGATTCCGAGTTCACGCATAGCCGTGGTCCTTTGGATTATTGTTTTCAGGGATGGCATTAATGGAATAAAAATTCGTAAATATCAATAGTTGGAATAAAAATTCACTCATCACTTCAGTTGATATGAACCTATTCAGCCGTAGCCAAACGCCGCCAGTTAACAAAAGATAACGTAGCGCCGATTGTCAGACGATTCCAAAGCCCGATAGGATGGCCCGTGCTGACTCCAGGCGCTCTAGATTGCAGGTTTCAACGTCCTGGAAGATAAGCCGACCTAACAATAATAAATGGGAGAAAGGTCTATGAGTGAGCCTGTCATGGGTTGGGTTGTTTGCCGCCCACGCGCCGCACGCAGGGTTGCGTTGCTGGCCACAGCGCTCTCGCTGCTTGCCGGTGCGGTGTTGTCTACGCCCGTGCTGGCCGCCAGCGATACCTCCGCCGCCGCGGTATTTGCGATTCAATCCCCCAAGGCCGCCAAAGGCTTGATGATCGATGTGGTTCACGCCGGCAAGCGCCTGGTGGCGGTCGGTGATCGTGGGCATATCCTGTATTCCGATGACCAGGGCAACACCTGGACCCAAGCCAAAGTCCCCACCCGGCAACTGCTCACGGCGGTGTTTTTCGTCGATGACAAACAGGGCTGGGCCGTCGGCCATGATGCGCAAATTCTTGCCAGTTCCGATGGCGGCGCCACTTGGACTCAGCAATATGAAGACCTCAAGCGCGAAGCGCCGCTACTCGATGTGTGGTTCAACGATGCCAGGCACGGACTGGCCGTCGGCGCCTACGGTGCGTTGATTGAAACCACCGACGGCGGCACCACCTGGGCCGACGTCAGTGACCGCCTCGATAACGAAGACCAGTTTCACCTCAACGCCATTGCCCGGATCAAGGGCGCCGGCCTGTTTATCGTCGGCGAACAGGGCAGCATGTTCCGCTCCAGCGACGATGGCCAAACCTGGGAGAAACTCGAAGGCCCCTACGAGGGCTCGTTGTTTGGCGTGATAAGTACGGCGCAGCCGCAGACCCTGCTGGCTTATGGCTTGCGCGGCAATCTCTACCGCTCCACGGATTTCGGCAGCACTTGGGAGCAGGTCGAACTCAATGCCACACGCGGTGCGCTTGAGTTCGGCCTGTCTGGCGCCACCTTGCTTGATGATGGCGCCATCGTCGTGGTCGGCAACGGTGGCAGCGTGGTGGTCAGTCATGACGACGGCCAGACGTTCAGCGTGTTCAATCGCCCGGACCGGATTTCACTCTCGGCAGTCACAGCCGCAGGCAATGGCAACTTGATTCTGGTGGGGCAGGGTGGCGTTCGTGTCGCCACGCCCGCCGGCGCCGAACTCGTAAAACAATAAGAAGGGCGGGGAACGCATGAGCAGTCATCACAACGATAAAGCGACCTTTCTTGAGCGCCTGATTTTTAACAATCGCCCGGCGGTGATCGTCATCTGCCTGCTGGTGAGCATTTTCCTGTTCTGGCAGGCGACGTTGATTCGCCCGTCTACCAGCTTTGAAAAGATGATCCCCCTCAAGCACCCCTTCATCGAAAAGATGATGGAGCACCGCAACGACCTGGCCAACCTGGGCAACACCGTGCGCATTTCGGTGGAGGCGAAGGATGGGGATATCTTCACCAAGGACTATATGGAGACCCTGCGTCAGATCAATGACGAGGTGTTCTACATCTCCGGCGTCGATCGTTCGGGCCTCAAGTCGCTGTGGAGCCCCAGCGTGCGCTGGACCGAAGTGACTGAAGAAGGCTTTGCCGGCGGTGAAGTGATCCCGCAAAGCTACAACGGCTCGCCGCAAAGCCTCGACCAACTGCGCAACAACGTGCTCAAGTCCGGTCAGGTCGGGCGTTTGGTGGCTAACGATTTCAAGTCGAGCATTGTCGATATCCCGTTGCTGGAGTCCTACCCTGACCCGCAGGACCAGGGCAAGCTACTGGCCCTGGACTACCAGAAGTTTTCCCACGAGCTTGAGGACAAGATCCGCAACAAGTTCGAGGCGCAAAACCCTAATGTAAAAATCCACATTGTCGGCTTTGCCAAGAAAGTCGGAGACCTGATCGACGGCCTGATCATGGTGGTGCTGTTCTTTGGCGTGGCCTTTGGCATCACCCTGGTCCTGTTGCTGTGGTTCACCAACTGCCTGCGCAGCACCATCGCAGTGTTGAGCACCACATTGGTGGCGGTGGTATGGCAGTTGGGTCTGATGCATGCCGCCGGTTTCGGGCTGGATCCCTACTCGATGCTGGTACCGTTCCTGATCTTCGCCATCGGTATTTCCCACGGCGTACAGAAGATCAACGGTATCGCCCTGCAATCCGGTGAGGCCGACAACGCCCTGACGGCTGCGCGCCGCACGTTCCGGCAACTGTTCCTGCCGGGGATGATCGCGATTCTCGCGGATGCGGTCGGCTTTATTACCCTGCTGATCATTGATATCGGCGTGATCCGTGAACTGGCCATTGGCGCATCGATCGGCGTGGCGGTGATCGTGTTCACCAACCTGATCCTGCTGCCGGTGGCGATTTCCTACGTTGGCATCAGCAAACGCGCCATCGCCAAAAGCAAGAAAGATGCGAACCGCGAACATGCGTTCTGGCGCCTGCTGTCCAAATTCGCCAGCCCGAAAGTCGCACCGGTCTCGATTTTCCTGGCCTTGATCGCCTTTGGTGGCGGCCTGTGGTACAGCCAGAACCTGAAGATCGGCGACCTCGACCAAGGCGCACCGGAACTGCGCCCGGACTCGCGCTACAACAAAGATAACAACTTCATCATCAGCAACTACTCCACCAGCTCCGACGTGCTGGTAGTGATGGTCAAGACCCGTGCCGAAGGTTGCTCGCGCTATGAAGCCATGGCGCCCATCGACCAGTTGATGTGGAAGATGCAGAACACCGAGGGTGTGCAGTCGGCGATCTCGTTGGTGACCGTATCCAAACAAATGATCAAAGGCATGAACGAGGGCAACCTGAAATGGGAAACCCTGTCGCGTAACCCCGACGTACTGAACAACTCCATCGCCCGTGCCGATGGCCTGTACAACAACAACTGTTCCCTGGCGCCGGTGCTGGTGTTCCTCAACGATCACAAGGCCGAAACCCTCGACCGTGCGGTGCACGCTGTGCAGGACTTCGCCAAGGAAAACAACAAGGACGGCCTGGAGTTCATCCTCGCTGCTGGTAACGCAGGGATCGAAGCCGCCACCAACGAAGTGATCAAGGAGTCGGAACTGATCATCCTGATCCTGGTGTACCTGTGTGTGGCGACCATGTGCATGATCACCTTCCGGTCCTGGGCGGCGACTTTGTGCATTGTGCTGCCGCTGGTGCTGACCTCGGTGTTGGGTAACGCGCTGATGGCGTTCATGGGTATTGGCGTCAAGGTCGCGACCTTGCCGGTGGTGGCCCTGGGTGTGGGGATTGGCGTGGACTACGGTATCTACATCTACAGCCGTCTGGAAAGTTTCCTGCGTGCAGGTTTGCCGCTGCAAGAGGCGTACTACCAGACGTTGAAATCCACCGGCAAGGCTGTGCTGTTCACGGGTCTGTGCCTGGCTATCGGCGTGTGTACCTGGATCTTCTCGGCGATCAAGTTTCAGGCCGACATGGGCCTGATGCTGACCTTCATGTTGTTGTGGAACATGTTCGGCGCGTTGTGGCTACTACCC
This genomic stretch from Pseudomonas synxantha BG33R harbors:
- a CDS encoding 3-oxoacyl-ACP reductase, with the protein product MSDNYLSFVNSPWGRRLAQAIGLPQPLPLQRYRSGQAGLANPVIIAGAGRLAASVLRNFSATDTVAATAATLKAPSTVKVQGAVFDASGVVDLQQLDELYLFFHANAKRLGQHGRVVVLGTAPEHCQGLPQAIAQRALEGLVRSLAKELRRAITVQLLYVAPGAEEALDSSLRFFLSRRSAYVSGQVVRLEKPVDGNTTVNWDKPFAGRRALVTGASRGIGLAIAQVLARDGAHVVCVDVPQAQQALQQAAASVGGSSLPLDITAADTAALLQAHANQYGGFDVVVHNAGITRDKTIAKMTEAAWRSVMAVNLQAPLQLSEALLDNQGINAGGRIICVSSISGIAGNLGQSNYATSKAGVIGLVQGLAPHAAARQVTVNAVAPGFIETQMTAKIPLMIREAGRRMNSLSQGGQPIDVAETIAWLAHPASGGVNGQVVRVCGQSLLGA
- a CDS encoding MaoC/PaaZ C-terminal domain-containing protein, translating into MDYVTQIIDPPPSRTQLLLDGMRAMRKPKLDGAPLLPTACLVRSAVALSPAGIAAYARACGFRREQGVPMSYPHVLAFPLHLMLLTRPSFPYPASGMVHLANRIRQHQRLHEGQALRVEVYCERWVAHPKGQALSIATRAYGADVLVWESDSLYLRRDVDDPVGEPWSDPLPLQEDGLLRTQRWVLPADLGRRFAKVSGDFNPIHTSVIGARLFGFRRAIAHGMWTLGRALAAQQPPGGLEQAQAHCDFKLPIFLPGQVALWSHPVTGPRREFEVRNFAGDKPHMRGLFIWKENQ
- a CDS encoding acetyl-CoA C-acetyltransferase; this encodes MSDYSFNPAPTRRVAIIGGNRIPFARSNTVYAHDSNQDLLVAALQGLVDRYKLHGQRVGEFAAGAVIKHSRDFNLAREALLSTTLSPQTPAYDVQQACGTGLEAALLVANKIALGQIEVGIAGGADTTSDAPIGINESLRHTLLAANRAKGMGEKLKQLLNVRPSMLFKPLLPRNGEPRTGLSMGEHCEEMAKRWQIKRLAQDELTLTSHQRLDAAYNRGFFDDLISPHRGLARDNNLRADISLEKLAGLSPVFDRQNGTLTAGNCTSLTDGASVVLLASEEWATANGWPVLAYLRTGETAAVNFVDGTEGLLMAPAYAVPRMLQREGLSFADFDLFEIHEAFAAQVLCTLKAWEDPEYCRERLGLDAPLGTIERSKMNVNGGSLGCGHPFAATGGRQLAALAKAIHERGGGRGLISICAAGGLGITAIVEK
- a CDS encoding AMP-binding protein, with translation MNAISLEHTERIWLNTYLPGVPADIEAGIEAYPSLREVFLEHLEKFSERVAYVSIGTEMTYADWRVQGIAFAAWLQGQGVKKGDRVALMMPNCLQYPICLLGTILAGAVVVNVNPLYTAHELKHLLKDSGAETVVIFENFAHTLEKAMAGSSVKRVVLAAIGDLLGTFKGAAMNFILRRMQKQVPAFTLPGALRFNQVLKQGRGLHHLPVALDRDELAFLQYTGGTTGDAKGVMLSHRNIIANLLQAKAWVGDQLDQHKQETNVTLLPLYHIFSLTVNCLMFMCLGGRNILIANPRDVKRVQMILRKERFNGIAGVNTLFNGLLENKEFCSRDFSDLRLVIAGGMATHTAVAKRWKEVTGLPIIEGYGLTECSPVVSISPIDISRMREMEFTGSIGVPLPSTWVRFMREDGELADIGEQGELQVRGPQVMQGYWKRPKETAEVLDADGWLSTGDIGVMDARGYIRLVDRKKDMILVSGFNVYPNEIEDVVAMHPGVAEVAAIGVEDAVSGEKVKIIVVRKDPALTQEQILAHCREYLTGYKVPRYVEFRSTELPKTTVGKVLRRALR